CTGATGCTCAGTCCGTGGCGCGGCTGCCCCGCGCGGTCAACGCCACGCCGAGCGCCATCCACCCCACGATGAAGGCCACGCCGCCCAGCGGCGTGATGGCGCCGAACCAGCGTGGCGCACCCAGCGCCAGCGCGTAAAGACTGCCGCTGAAGAGCACGATGCCGATGGCGTAGGCGGCAACGGCGACGCGCGAGGCACGCCCGCCAGCCACCGTCACAGCAAACACCAGCGCCAGCGCGTGCCAGAAGTGGTAGCTCACCGCCGTATGCCACAGCTCCACGCCGCGCTCATCCAGCACACCGCGCAGCGCGTGCGCGCCAAAGGCGCCAAGGGCGACGGCGCTGGCACCTGCCAGCCCCACCAGCAGTCCCGTCGAAAAGGCAGGTTGTCGCATGGGTATCGCTCCTCGGCTTGCCGGGCTACGGCCGGGTGGCCAGTGTCGTATGCTGGCGGGATGACTCCCATCGATTCTCGCATGAAGCTTTGTCGCACCCGTCGCTGGCTGATGCTGTTGATGCTGGCGTTCGGCGCGCTGATCCTCGCCGGTTGCCATCGTGACGACGGGATCGAGTGGCGGCTCACCAATGTCTCCGGCCACATGCCGGACCTGGATTTTCATCTGGTCGACGACCACGGCAAGAACGTCAGCGGCCAGGATTACCGCGGCAAGGTGGTGCTGCTTTATTTCGGCTACACGCACTGCCCTGACGTGTGCCCCCTGACCCTGGCACAGCTGCACGTGGTCATGCAGCGGCTCGGGCCGCTGGCCGATGGCGCGCGCATCCTGTTCGTCAGCGTCGATCCGGCGCGCGACACGCCGGACGTCATGCACGCCTACGTCAATGCCTTTGACCCGCGCGCCGTCGGGCTGTCCGGGACGCCAGGCGAGGTCGAGGCACTGAGCAAGCGCTACCGCTCCGCGTTCACACGCGAACCCGATCGCGCCGACGGGCAGTACGAAGTGACGCACAGCTCGGCCATCTATCTGTTCGATGGTGAAGGCAAGGCGCGCCTGCTCGCCACGCCCAACAACCCGCAGGACGACATCGTCCACGACCTGCACCTGCTGCTGAGCCTGGGAACCCAGTCATGAGCCTTCGCACCACCTGCGCCCTGCCCTTCGTCGTGCTCGGCCTGATGTTCGCCACGGCGAGCCATGCCAACGAAGCCGAGCACATCCGCGCCAGCCAGGCGTGGATACGCGTGTTACCGGGCGATCTGCCTGCGGGCGCCTATGTCACGCTGGAAAACACGGGCGACCAGCCAGCCAGCCTGCGCGACGCGCATAGCGCCAGCTACGGCAGCGCCATGTTGCACCAGAGCAGCGGCGAAGGCGGCGTCAGTCGCATGTCCATGGTCGAAAGCCTTGCCATTCCCGCGCACGGCAAGGCGGAACTGTCGCCCGGCGGCTACCACCTGATGTTGATGCAGGCAAAGACGCCGGTGAAGCCCGGCGACACGATCAAGGTAACGCTCACCTTCGGCGATGGCAGCACGCTGGATGCCGACTTTGTCGCGCGGCCGGCCAATGCGACGGGCTTCAGTGGCTAACGCAACGCAGCGCTGACCTTTCTTACCTGAGGGAGCGCACCCTGTGCGCGACGCGGTGCAAGGTTCCCTCCAGGACCGGTTGCGCCAGCACAACGCTTTCAGCATGCACCTGACCAACTCGGACATCGCACACTGGGGCAAGCCCCCTGCGCTGCGGTCGCGCACAGGGTGCGCTCCCACCAAGAGCCCTACCATGCCGCGCTGCCACTACTGCTGCGCTGTGGCAGGCATCCGCCTTGCGGGCCACGGCTTGCGCCGGATGCGCCCGCTGCGCGACAGGCGCAGCCACTGGCGCATGGCGAGCAGGCCACCGATGGACTCGATCAGCGCCGCCGGCACCCACATGATCACGCCGCCCACCAGCTGGGCGGTGAGCACGTTGAAGGTGAACGCGCGGCCGCAGATCTCGAAGATCGGATAAAGATCGGCCTTGGAGAACGTGACGATCGCACCGGCAAGGATCTGCGGCGTCATGGTGATGCCCGGCGACAGCACGCGGATGCCCGGCGTCATGCGTCCCGGTGGACGCGGACGGTGATCGAGCACCAGCCACCAGTAGGTGAAACCGCTGGCCAGCATCGACCAGTTCATGAAGCGGTAGATGCGCCAGTCCAGCATGGCGAGCGTCTGCATCGACGGCACCAGCCATATCAGGATGAAGGCAACGAACACCACCGTGGCCACGGCCGGGTTGCACCACACGGCGCTGGCCATGCGCCATGGCCACGAGCGCCGTACCGGGCGCAGCAGGCGCAAGCGCCAGCGGAACGGCAGGCCCTTGTGCAGCACGGTGCCCGGATACGAGGCGATGATCAGCAGCGGCGCCAGATGATGCAGCAGGATCTGCTGGATGCGATGCATGAAGAATTCATGCTCGAAGAAATAGTCCAGGTACGTGTGCAGCGACACATAGACCAGCAGCATGCCGGTCCAGAACGACAGGCGCCGCCCGATGCTGACGTGAAGCCGGCGGCTGCCACGAACATAGAGCACGCAACACCCGATGAAAGACAGCAGGAAGACCCAGGAGAACTCCCAGGGCACGATCCACTTGAGCACGCTTGCCATCATCGAACAAACCTGCGCCGGGTCAGCGGTGACCCGCCATCATACGCCCCGCCACCGCATCCACGGCACGAGGCTGCGACACATCACCGCCGTCGATGGCACTCATGCGCGACCCCGCCGGCTGCGCCGGGAGCGGCGCCAGCCGTAGAGCAGGCCAACGATGGTCACGATCGAGGGGATCAGCACGATATTGATGAACTTCAGGCGCAGGCCGAGCGCATCGATCTCCGCATTGAACTGGTGCTGCACGTCGCGCAGTTGCTTGTTGATCTGCAGCTGGCGCTGCAGGAACTGCTCGATCTCCGCGCGCTGCTCCGGCGTCGCGCTATCGCTGCGACCGGCCGATTTGGCCGGCTGCAACTCGGCCAGGCGCGTGCGGGTGACCGCCAGTTCCCGCTGCAGCTCCTGCTTCTTGGCGAGGAACTTCTGGTCGGCGGCGCTTTGCAGGGCAAGCACACGGGTGAACGGACGCTGCGAGCTGACCCGTCCGTGGATGGAAAGCAGGGCCGACGAGCCGCTCAGGTTGTCCGCGATGTTGGTGATCAGGTCGCCGTTGTTGGCGATGGCGCTCAGCTGCGGCTGACCGAGCAGGCTTTGTGCGTACGACACCCACAGGCGGTCGCTCAGCAGGTCGGTATCGCCAACCAGGATCACCTCGGTGCTGGCGTTGGCGCCGGCCAGATGCCCCTGCTCGTTCGAGCGCTCCGGGAAGGCGCTGGGAAACTGGCCGCGCACGCGGGCCGCGATCACGTAGTGGACGTTGTCGGGCTTGTAGTTATCGAGCAGCGCCGCCGGGTTGTTGATCGACTCGCGCACGCGCTGGCTCGGCACCACCTCGGCATCGGTGGTTGACTGCATCAACGGCACCAGCCGCGACGGCGTGCCCTGCGCAAGATCGAAATAGCCCACGCTGGATACGTTGATGCGCTGCAGGCTGGCCGTGGTCACGTCGTCGTGGTTGAGCTCCGGCTGGCCCAGGCCGAGCATGGCCGGATGGCTCATGGAGCTGTTGTCCGCCAGCTCGATGCGCAACGCGCGGGAGCGGTCGAGCACGACCTTTTGCGGGTCGTACTGCACGCCCCAGGCGCTGAACAGGCGCGACAGGTTCGAATTGTGGTCGTCGGTGACGCCGTTGCTGTCGACGAACGGCGTGTTGTCCATCTCCGCCACGGGGTCGACGAACACCACCAGGTGCCCACCGTTAAGCACGTACTGGTCGATGGCGTACAGCGCATCGGCCGGCAGGTGCTTGGGATGGATCACCAGCAAGGCCTTGATGTCGCCATCGATGTGCTTGAGCTTCGCAGGATCGAGCGTCTTCACGTCGAACTGCTGCGACAGCTGGCGCATCACCGTCCAGGGCTCTTCGCCGATCACGGGATTGCCCTGCACGGGCAGGCTGCTGATCACCCCGATATGCGGCTTGGACGGCTGGTCCAGCTCGTACAGCAGCTTAGCGATGTCGTACTCGAGGAAGGTCTCGCGCGAAGGATCGAACAACGGAATCGCCTGCACCTTCTTGGGCAGGCGATCCTCGCCTTCGGTATCGATGTCGGCATCGGCGCTGGAAGACAAGGTGCTGCCCACCAGGCCGAAGAACACCCGCTCGCCATTGGTGCCGCCGTTGATCGGCGACAGGCCGTAACCTTCGGCGCTGGCTTCGTCGTCCGAGTACGGTACGGGGTCGACGATCTTCAGGCGTATCCGCCCGTGCGAGCGCGCCACCATCTCCTGCAGCATCTCCGCCACGCGCTGTTCGTAGGTGCGCAGCTGCGGCAGGTCGCGCGTGGCATGGCTGGAGAAGTAGAGCGTCAGGCGCAGCGGAGCGTGCAAGCCTTCGACGATATGCACGGTACCCGGGGTAAGCGTGTAGAGCTTGTCGGAGGTGAGGTCCACGCGCCCCATGCGCCAACGGCTGCTGGCAAGCACGAAGATGACGAACAGCGTGGCCAGCACGGCCACGGCGGACAGCAGCACCACGCGACGGCTGAAGTGAATGCGCCTCATGCTCACGGCGTCCGCTTCAGGTCGAGCGTGAGCACGCCGGCGGTAAGCCAGGCGGTCATGCTCGCGAGGAAATACAACAGGTCACGCAGGTCCAGCACGCCGCGCGATATCGCCTCGAAGTGGCGCACCATGCTCAGGTGCGCCAGCGCGTTCACCAGCCTGCGCGGCATCGCCCCCTGGAAGAACTCCATCACCTGCGGCTGCCCGACCAGGATCAGCAGGAAGCACACCACCAGGGTCAACACAAAGGCCACCACCTGGCTCTGCGTCACGGCGGACAGGCAGGCACCGATGGCCAGGAAAGCACCCGCCATGAGCCAGCTGCCGATGTAGCCGGCCAGGATCACGCCGTTGTCCGGTGAACCGAGGTAGTTCACGGTGATCCAGATCGGAAAGGTCAACACCAGCGCCAGCCCGATGAACATCCATGCGGCGAGGAACTTGCCAAGCATCGCCTGCGCCAGCGTGAGCGGCAGGCTCATCAACAGTTCCAGCGTGCCGCCCTTGGCCTCTTCCGCCCACATGCGCATCGACACCGCCGGCACCAGCACAAGATAGAGCCAGGGGTGCATCACGAAGAACGGCTGCAGGTCGGCCTGCCTGCGCTCGTAGAAATCTCCCGCGTAGAACGTGAGGATGCCGGACAGCACCAGGAAGATCACCAGGAACACGTACGCCACCGGCGTCACGAAGTAGCTGCGCAATTCGCGACGCGTCACCGCTGCGATCGGGCTCATTCCCTGTTCTCCGCGCCCATGGTGATCTGGCGGAACACCTCGTCCAGGCGCCCGCGTTCCAGCTGGATTTCCGACACTTCGAGCCCCTGCTGGCGCAGCAGCGTTTCCACCGGTTCAAGGATGCGCTCACCCGTCCGCGGGAAAACCGTGATGCGGCCATCCATCGGATCGACTTCGATCGATGCGACCTGCGGCAGCCGCCCCAGCATCTCCTGGGATACTCCGCTGCCCGGTGCGCTGAACGACACCGCGCCGTGATAGCGGGAACGCGACTCGAGCTCCGCCGGCGTGGCGTCGACCATCAGGCGCCCATTGGCAATGATCACCACGCGATTGCAGAGCGCGTGCACTTCTTCCAGCAGATGCGTGGAGATGAGGATGGTGCGGTCGCGTGCCATCTGGTCGATCAGCTGGCGCACGGTGTGCTTCTGGTTCGGGTCCAGGCCATCCGTGGGCTCGTCGAGCATCAGCACTTGCGGGTTGTGCACGATGGCCTGCGCCAGGCCCACGCGGCGCTTGAGGCCCTTCGACAAAGTGTCGATGCACTGGTCGAGCACGCCCTCAAGCTGCAAACCACCGACCACGCGCTCGAAACGCCGGTAGCCTTCGTCGCGCTGCAGGCCACGCATGCGGATGATGAAGGTAAGGAACTCGCGCACCGTCAGCTCGCCATAGCTGGGCGCGCCCTCAGGCAGGTAACCCAGCGCACGCTTGGCCTTAAGGGGCTCCTTGCGCACGTCGTAGCCGCAAACACGCGCCGTGCCGGAACTGGGCGCCAGGAACCCGGCGATCATGCGCATCGCGGTGGTCTTGCCGGCGCCGTTGGGGCCGAGCAGGCCGAGCACCTGCCCCGGTTCGGCGCGGAAACTCAGCGAGTCCACTGCCGTCAGGGCGCCATAGCGACGAGTGAGCTGTTCGGTTTCGATCATGTCCTGTGAAATCGTATGGCATGCATTTGCTGCACGCGTGTCGCGGGCCCCACCTGCGACTGGACCCGCACTGTAACCGAAAAGTTCGCCGGAACCGGGCCGTGCGGCGCGCAAAAACAAAAAGGCCCTTCGCGAGGAAGGGCCTTTTCGATGCTTGCCGTTTGGGCGGCTTACTTGCCGGCGGTACCGGCTGCGGCCGGAGCGGCAGCCGTGCCCGACGCGGCCGGAGCCTGGTCGCTGCTGTCGTCGAGCGACGGCGGCTTGATGCCGGCAGCCTGTTCCGGGGTCTGATCCGGGGCCCAGCTCAGCGGCAGGTACACGTCGTACTCGGCGTACTGCTTCACTTCGTCGCCCTGCTTCACTTCCGGCTTGGCCTGGATGTCGTAGAAGCGGCCCACCACTTCGTCGAACTTGTAGCCGTGGGTCTGGGCATAGGCCTTCATCAGGTCGCGGGTCTGCGGCACGCCGGCGGCGGTACCGTTCCACACGGCCTTGAGGGCCGGGCCACCGAAGGCAAGGAAGGCGCGCACGTCGTTGTCGATGATCAGGCGGCCGAAGCGGTCATGGCCACCCGGAGCGGTGTCGCCGGCGTTGGCGCTGCTGGCGTCAGCGGCGGTGCTGGCCGCGGCGGCGTTCAGGTCGGGCGCCTTGGCAGCGGTCAGTTCCACCGTCTGGCCGGCGACGCTCAGGCTGGTCGCGCTGATCGGCATGGCCACGTCGAAGGTGTAGTTCTGGTCGCCGTAGTTCGTGGTGTAGATGATGCGCGGACCGGTGGTGGTCACGCCCAGCTTCTTGGCGGCAGCCTGGATCTGGCTGATAGCCTTGTTCGTGGCGTCATCGAGGGCCTCGAGGCCGCCCTTGCGCTCGATCGAGCTCGACACCACCAGGACCGGAGTCGGCTGGGTCTGCTCGATATACGGGATCAGCTTGGTGTAGTCGACGTTCTGCACGCCGGCCAGCACGTTCTGCAGGTTGTTCAGGGTGGACTGGACGAACACGTCCGGATCACCGTGGATGTACAGGTTGGAGTAGCGGTTGATCAGGTTGAAACCGTAGTCGACGTCATACGACCAGGTCACCTTGGTCAGCTGACCGCGGCTGCCGTTGCGCTCCAGGTCGACCGTGAAGTGCTTGTCGTTGCCACGCCAGTCGTTGTCGATGTTCCAGACAAGGGTGGCCTTCTTGGCGGTCGAATCGACCTTGTCGAAGCTCGGATCGGCCGAGGCGATGGTGAACTTGCCGGTACCGACCTTGCCGTCATCGCTGGCCCAGGAGATTTCGGCACCGGGGCCATAGGCCTTGCCGGAGAAGTCGAACTTGATGTTGCGGTCAGCGTCACGCTGCTCGGAGTACTCCGGGAAGCGGCGGAAGTTGCTCAGCACGTCATAGACCTGACGCATGTCCTTGCCGATGACCAACGATCGTTCGATATGACCGTTGCCGGGCATCACCACGCCCACCACCACCGCCGCCACTGCGACGATGATCAGGGCCACAATAAATTCAAGAACACGCATCATTCCGGGATTCTCCGCACGTCTCTCTGTATACGGCACAAGGGCAGTCGCCGGAGACCGGCCCGCCACGGGAGATTCCCGAAGAATCACTGCATGAACGGGGGTCGGCCAGCGCCGAAGCCACCGATACTACTTGCTCGCGCGCCCGAACGCCATCCGGCCGTAAAGACTGCCCGACAGGGGCCTTCCAGACGCCTGCGAATGGCGTCAGGCAAGGCCCCGCAAGGGATCAGACGATGCCCAGCTCCAGTGCCTTCAGCACCGCGCGGGTACGGTCACGCACCCCCAGCTTGGAGAGGATGTTGGAAACGTGGTTCTTCACCGTCCCCTCCGCCACTTTCAGGGAGTTGGCGATCTCCTTGTTGCTGTAGCCGCCGGACAGCAGGCGCAGGATCTCGGTCTCGCGCTCGGTCAGGGGGTCGGGCTGCTCCAGGCTGGTGAACTGGTTCTGCATGCGGCCGACCCCGGCCAGCAGGCGCTGGGTGACCATGGGTGCCACCAGCGAGCCGCCGGCGGCCACGGTACGGACAGCCTCCACCAGTTGCTCCAGCGAGACGTCCTTGAGCAGGTAGCCGCGGGCGCCGGCCTTCAGGCCCTGCAGCACGAGCTGGTCGTCGTCGAAGGTGGTGAGGATGATGGTGGGCGGCAGTTCGTTGCGGGCGGACAGCGCCTGCAACACTTCCAGGCCGCTCATGTTGGGCATGCGCAGGTCCAGCAGTACCACGTCGGGTTTCACCCGCGGGATGTCCTGGACGGCCTGGGCGCCATCGGCGCATTCGGCCACCACGCGGATATCCTCCGCCAGGTCGAGCAGTGAACGGACACCTTGGCGAACCAGGTTCTGGTCGTCAACGAGACAGACGGAAATCATCGCGAATCCTCGAAACGTTGGTGGCCAGCGTGCGATGCCCGCGGCCAACGGGGAGAACGATGCTGCTATCCAAGCAGCACATTTTGACACGACCTCCCGGCAAGGCTACAGCATGCCCAAAGCCGGGGGTTCGAACCGTGACGGCGTGTGCGCCAGCTCCTGGACCTCGCCCAGCGGCAGGCGCACGGTCAGCGCAAACCCTTGCTGGAGCGCGGCTTCGACGGTGACGCTGCCGTCGAACTCGGCCAGCCGCTCGCGCATGCCCGACAGGCCGTTGCCCGGCCGGAAATTCACCGCGCCGCGGCCGTCGTCGCGGGCATACAGTTCCAGCAGGTTGGCGTTGATGTAATCGAAGCGCAGCCACAGGTTGCGGGCGCCGGCATGGCGCGCCGTATTGGTGATGATTTCCTGCGCGCAGCGCAGCAGTACCTGGGCGCGGCGCGGATCTTCCACGCTGAAGCGCGGCGGCGTCTGCATGTGGACGCCCAGGCCCGGCACGCCCTCGGTCAGGCTGCGCAGCGCCAGGGTCAGGTCGATGGCGTCGTCCTGGCGCAGCTCGCTCACCACCTCGCGAACGTCCGACAGCAGGTGCTTGGCAGTCACCTGCGCCTTCTGCACGTGCTCCGCCGCCTGTGCGTTCACCAGATGGCTGGCCACTTCCAGGTTCAGGCTGAGCGCCGTCAGGTGATGGCCGACCAGGTCGTGCAGGTCGCGAGCGATGCGCATGCGCTCGGCGATGCGGGTGGACTCGGCCAGCAATGCACGGGTGGCGCGCAGCTCGGAATTGAGCCGGCGCTGCACCTCGCGCTCCTCGGCCTGCAGGCTGGCGATCATCGAGGTGAAGAACACCAGCGCCGAGATGCCCAGGTACATGCAGACCTGCAGGAAGGCAGTCACGATCGTCCAGCCCATGTAGCTGGCGATGATGGGAATCAGCATCAGGTTCTGCAGCAGCATCCAGGCCAGCCCTGCCCCCACCGGCAGCTGCCAGGGCAGCACCACGGCGATCACCAGCATGAGCATGGCCGACAGGCCGCTCTGGCTGAACCAGCCCATGGCCACCGCCGAACCGGTGAGCACGACCAGCCCGAACAGCTGGGCGACGGAGGGATACCCCGTCTGCCGCGTCATGCCCGACCGCCGCGTCAGCAGCAGGTAGGTCACGCCAAAGATCAGGTAGGAGAGGATCCAGCCCGTGATGTTCGGGTTGCTCCACCAGGCGCTGACCTCCGCCAGCCCTCCGGGACCGGAAAGCAGCGGCAGGGCGACGCACAGGTACGTGAACAGGCCAGCGTACCGGAGCAGCCGGATGTGATTAATGTTTGACCAGGCCATACGCGCATCATTAGCCAGCGGCAGGCGTGGTGCAATGCGTGAGAAGTCACTCCCCCACCCCTGCCGAAAGGCACGCCTGTTGGCGCTTTACAAAGGTTTTACATGGTGCGCCGTGTTATGTGCGGCCGCCGGACGCATGTCATAATGCGCGCCGAAACCTGGGGCCGCTTCAACGGTCTTGTCACTCGAACCACACACAGCGGAGCAACGAATGGCCCTTGCCATCCGCGACGTGCGAGAGCACGACCTGGATGCCGTACTGGCGCTCAACAACGCCGCCGGCCGCACCATCCTCGCCCTGGACGCGGCTCAGCTGCGCTACTTCTACGAACACGCGGATTATTTTCGCGTGGCCGAGATCGATGGCCACCTGGCCGGGTTCCTCATTGCCCTGCGCGAAGGCCGGGACTACGACAGCCCGAACTATCTCTGGTTTGCCGAGCACTACCCGCAGTTCGCCTACATCGACCGCATCGTCATCGCCAACGCCTACCGTCGCCACGGGCTGGGTCGCATCTTCTATTGCGACGTCACCAGCTTCGCCGAGGTGCGCGTGCCGCTGCTGACCTGCGAAGTGTTCCTGGAGCCGCGCGACGACGTGGTGGTGCTGTTCCACGGCACCTATGGCTTCCAGGAAGTGGGCCAGCAACGCATGGGCACCGAAGGCCCGCAGGTGAGCCTGCTCGCCAAGGACCTTCCGAGTTATGCTTTCGTGCGTGAAACCTACCTGGACCACGACGGCCTGCCCGATGTGCCGTGGCTGGCCGAACGCCAGCGCCCCGTCCACCCCGATACCCCCCAGCGCCGCCTCGCGGGAGAGCGGCGCCCGTGAATGCACGAATGGATACACAAGAAGCCTGTGACCTGCGCTTTGGCCAGGTCGGCATAGCCAACGTACGTATCAAGCGAATTGACGCCGCCGCCCTCTGCGAAGAACTGGAACGGCGCGTGCGCACCGCACCGCAATTGTTCTCCCGCGCTGCCGTGGTGCTGGACCTGAGCCACCTGCTGCACCTGCCTGACGACGGCACGGTCGACGCCCTGCTCGAAGCGGTGCGCAGCGCCGGCATGCTGCCCGTGGGCCTGGCCTACGGCACCAGCGAAGTCGACGCGCTGTCCCAACGCATGGGCCTGCCGCTGATCGCCAAGTTCCGCGCCGCCTACGAGCCGGCCGACGGCGGCAGCATCGCGCCGCCCGCCCCGGCGGCGGCCGCTCCGGCGCCCGCGCCGGAACCGCCCCGTCGTGCCGAACCCGTGCGACAGGAACCCGCGCCCGCCGCCGGCCCGGCGCTGGGTGCGCAGCACGTCGACGGCACCGTGCGTTCCGGCCAACAGGTGTACGCACGCGACCGCGATCTGGTGGTCACCGGCACCATCGCCAACGCAGCCGAAGTGATCGCCGACGGCAGCATCCACATCTACGGCAGCCTGCGCGGCCGTGCGATGGCCGGCGCACAGGGCGATGAGAAAGCGCGCATATACATTTCGAACTTCCACGCGGAACTGGTGGCCATCGCCGGCCACTACCGCGTGTTCGAACAAATTCCAAAGGACCTGGAAGGCCAGTCTGTGCGATGCTGGCTCGAAGGGGAAAAACTGCTGATCGCCAAGCTGTGACGATCGCCAATTACTACAACAAAGCATTACGCGGAGATGAGCCTTGACTGCTGAGATTATCGTTGTCACCTCGGGCAAGGGTGGCGTGGGCAAAACCACGACCAGCGCCTCGCTTGCCACGGGCCTTGCCATTGCCGGCAAGAAAGTCGCGGTGATCGATTTCGACGTCGGCCTGCGCAACCTCGACCTGATCATGGGCTGCGAACGTCGCGTGGTGTACGATTTCGTCAACGTCGTGCACGGCGAAGCCACGCTCAAGCAGGCACTGATCAAGGACAAGCGCTACGAGAGCCTGTACGTCCTGGCCGCCAGCCAGACGCGCGACAAGGACGCCCTCACCCAGGAAGGCGTCGAGAAGGTGCTCGAGGACCTTGGCAAGGAAGGCTTCGACTACGTCGTCTGCGATTCGCCGGCCGGCATCGAAAAGGGTGCACACCTGGCGATGTACTTCGCCGACCACGCCGTGGTGGTGGTGAACCCGGAAGTGTCCTCGGTGCGCGACTCGGACCGCATCCTGGGCCTGCTCTCCAGCAAGACCCGCCGCGCCGAGCGTGGCGACGGCGCCATCAAGCAGCACCTGCTGCTGACCCGCTACAACCCGGCCCGCGTGGCCGTGGGTGAGATGCTGAGCGTGAAGGACGTCGAGGAAATCCTCGGCATCAACGTGGTCGGCGTCATCCCCGAATCCGAAAACGTGCTGGCCGCATCCAATGCGGGCGTGCCGGTGATCCTGGACGACAACTCGCACGCCGGGCAGGCCTATAGCGACACGGTTGCCCGCATCCTCGGCGAGGAACGCGCCATGCGCTTTCTCGACGCGCCCAAGAAGGGCTTCTTCCAGCGCGTATTCGGAGGCTGATCGCGATGGGTATTCTTGATTTCCTGAAGCGCAAGCCGGAACCCACCGCTTCCGTCGCCAAGGAGCGTCTTCGCATCATCGTGGCCCAGGAGCGCTCCACCCGGGGCGCACCTGACTACCTGCCGTTGCTGCGCAACGAGCTGCTCGAAGTGATCAAGAAATACGTCCACGTCGACCTCGAAGCCATCAACATCAACGTCGAGCGCGACAGCGGACACGAAATCCTCGAGCTTTCGGTAGCGCTGCCCGAACACGCCGAAGCCAAGCCCGGCTGATGATGTCGTGGCGCGGCATCGCCGCGCCACCTTAGCCTTGCCGCCGCCGCGAACCGGCGGCGGTTTTCATCCCATGTCAGTCCCCTCCTCTCCCAACGAAGCAAGTGTGATGCGCCTGGCCGAAACCGGCTTCGAGGCGCCTGCCCGCCTGCTCGCACGCTACGGGCTCACGCTGGAACGCGTGGCGTCCGGCACGGCCATTCCCGGCAGCTTCTGGGGCGAGGAAGAGGCCGGCATCATCGGCACCACGGTCTACGCCCGCGACGACACGCCGGTGCATTCACTGCTGCATGAAGCCGGTCACCTCATCGTGCTGCCGCCCGAGCGGCGCAGCGTCGTGCACACCGACGCCACCGACTCCATCGACGAGGAAGACGCCACCTGCTACCTGCAG
This genomic interval from Dyella japonica A8 contains the following:
- a CDS encoding response regulator encodes the protein MISVCLVDDQNLVRQGVRSLLDLAEDIRVVAECADGAQAVQDIPRVKPDVVLLDLRMPNMSGLEVLQALSARNELPPTIILTTFDDDQLVLQGLKAGARGYLLKDVSLEQLVEAVRTVAAGGSLVAPMVTQRLLAGVGRMQNQFTSLEQPDPLTERETEILRLLSGGYSNKEIANSLKVAEGTVKNHVSNILSKLGVRDRTRAVLKALELGIV
- a CDS encoding cytochrome c oxidase assembly protein, which encodes MMASVLKWIVPWEFSWVFLLSFIGCCVLYVRGSRRLHVSIGRRLSFWTGMLLVYVSLHTYLDYFFEHEFFMHRIQQILLHHLAPLLIIASYPGTVLHKGLPFRWRLRLLRPVRRSWPWRMASAVWCNPAVATVVFVAFILIWLVPSMQTLAMLDWRIYRFMNWSMLASGFTYWWLVLDHRPRPPGRMTPGIRVLSPGITMTPQILAGAIVTFSKADLYPIFEICGRAFTFNVLTAQLVGGVIMWVPAALIESIGGLLAMRQWLRLSRSGRIRRKPWPARRMPATAQQ
- a CDS encoding DUF423 domain-containing protein is translated as MRQPAFSTGLLVGLAGASAVALGAFGAHALRGVLDERGVELWHTAVSYHFWHALALVFAVTVAGGRASRVAVAAYAIGIVLFSGSLYALALGAPRWFGAITPLGGVAFIVGWMALGVALTARGSRATD
- a CDS encoding ABC transporter permease subunit, coding for MSPIAAVTRRELRSYFVTPVAYVFLVIFLVLSGILTFYAGDFYERRQADLQPFFVMHPWLYLVLVPAVSMRMWAEEAKGGTLELLMSLPLTLAQAMLGKFLAAWMFIGLALVLTFPIWITVNYLGSPDNGVILAGYIGSWLMAGAFLAIGACLSAVTQSQVVAFVLTLVVCFLLILVGQPQVMEFFQGAMPRRLVNALAHLSMVRHFEAISRGVLDLRDLLYFLASMTAWLTAGVLTLDLKRTP
- a CDS encoding SCO family protein, with the translated sequence MKLCRTRRWLMLLMLAFGALILAGCHRDDGIEWRLTNVSGHMPDLDFHLVDDHGKNVSGQDYRGKVVLLYFGYTHCPDVCPLTLAQLHVVMQRLGPLADGARILFVSVDPARDTPDVMHAYVNAFDPRAVGLSGTPGEVEALSKRYRSAFTREPDRADGQYEVTHSSAIYLFDGEGKARLLATPNNPQDDIVHDLHLLLSLGTQS
- a CDS encoding copper chaperone PCu(A)C, producing MSLRTTCALPFVVLGLMFATASHANEAEHIRASQAWIRVLPGDLPAGAYVTLENTGDQPASLRDAHSASYGSAMLHQSSGEGGVSRMSMVESLAIPAHGKAELSPGGYHLMLMQAKTPVKPGDTIKVTLTFGDGSTLDADFVARPANATGFSG
- a CDS encoding GldG family protein, with the translated sequence MRRIHFSRRVVLLSAVAVLATLFVIFVLASSRWRMGRVDLTSDKLYTLTPGTVHIVEGLHAPLRLTLYFSSHATRDLPQLRTYEQRVAEMLQEMVARSHGRIRLKIVDPVPYSDDEASAEGYGLSPINGGTNGERVFFGLVGSTLSSSADADIDTEGEDRLPKKVQAIPLFDPSRETFLEYDIAKLLYELDQPSKPHIGVISSLPVQGNPVIGEEPWTVMRQLSQQFDVKTLDPAKLKHIDGDIKALLVIHPKHLPADALYAIDQYVLNGGHLVVFVDPVAEMDNTPFVDSNGVTDDHNSNLSRLFSAWGVQYDPQKVVLDRSRALRIELADNSSMSHPAMLGLGQPELNHDDVTTASLQRINVSSVGYFDLAQGTPSRLVPLMQSTTDAEVVPSQRVRESINNPAALLDNYKPDNVHYVIAARVRGQFPSAFPERSNEQGHLAGANASTEVILVGDTDLLSDRLWVSYAQSLLGQPQLSAIANNGDLITNIADNLSGSSALLSIHGRVSSQRPFTRVLALQSAADQKFLAKKQELQRELAVTRTRLAELQPAKSAGRSDSATPEQRAEIEQFLQRQLQINKQLRDVQHQFNAEIDALGLRLKFINIVLIPSIVTIVGLLYGWRRSRRSRRGRA
- a CDS encoding ABC transporter ATP-binding protein; this encodes MIETEQLTRRYGALTAVDSLSFRAEPGQVLGLLGPNGAGKTTAMRMIAGFLAPSSGTARVCGYDVRKEPLKAKRALGYLPEGAPSYGELTVREFLTFIIRMRGLQRDEGYRRFERVVGGLQLEGVLDQCIDTLSKGLKRRVGLAQAIVHNPQVLMLDEPTDGLDPNQKHTVRQLIDQMARDRTILISTHLLEEVHALCNRVVIIANGRLMVDATPAELESRSRYHGAVSFSAPGSGVSQEMLGRLPQVASIEVDPMDGRITVFPRTGERILEPVETLLRQQGLEVSEIQLERGRLDEVFRQITMGAENRE